A part of Girardinichthys multiradiatus isolate DD_20200921_A chromosome 12, DD_fGirMul_XY1, whole genome shotgun sequence genomic DNA contains:
- the LOC124878533 gene encoding phospholipase A and acyltransferase 4-like — protein MNGDEPKPGDLIEIFRNVYEHWAVYVGEGYVVHLLGPDGSLSSSSTINLPIGKNNVLKQKLLEVVSTDEWTINNLHDQEKQPRPPEVIVNEAHKLVGTTRSYNVVNYNCEHFATELRYGNAESEQVEEAVKVTLGVTGLSITVGVVIVAFLLWKTQRSSSN, from the exons ATG AACGGAGATGAACCGAAGCCTGGAGACTTGATTGAGATCTTCCGTAACGTCTATGAGCACTGGGCTGTGTACGTTGGAGAGGGCTACGTTGTTCATCTTCTGGGACCAGATG GAAGTCTTTCGTCCTCCAGCACCATAAACCTTCCCATTGGGAAGAACAACGTCCTGAAACAGAAGCTACTGGAGGTGGTGAGCACTGACGAGTGGACGATCAACAACCTCCACGACCAGGAGAAACAACCCCGCCCTCCGGAGGTTATCGTGAACGAAGCCCACAAACTCGTGGGCACAACTCGATCATACAACGTCGTCAACTACAACTGTGAACATTTTGCAACTGAGCTTCGCTACGGCAACGCTGAGTCAGAGCAG GTAGAAGAAGCTGTGAAGGTCACACTTGGTGTGACTGGACTCTCAATAACTGTGGGAGTCGTGATCGTGGCTTTTTTACTTTGGAAGACTCAAAGGTCATCAAGTAACTGA